The following DNA comes from Bacteroidales bacterium.
TACCAAAAACGATTTCCAGGGCAACCCCGAAGAAATCCTCGGTGATGGAACCATCGCACATCGCGCTATCTTCCGCGTGGAAACACTGCGCCTGGCGGGGATGACTATCCGCAACGTCGAAATTCAGGTCGATCATCAGTTGGCCACGCAAATGACTTTGGGAGAAATCACGCTCACCGAGTTCGGCACCTTTACCATCGACGAGGAGAAAAAGCAGATAATTTTTAGATAGTTGAAACAAATCGGTGATTGAGCAGAACCCAAATCCGGAGATTGAGCGTCGGCTGGTGAGCGGTGGCTGGTGAGCGTCGGCTGGTGAGCGGTGGCTGGTGAGCGTAGTCGAACCAAGCCGAACCAAGCCGAAATTAATGATCTCTTCTGTATAGCCATTCGGCGTAAGCCAGCATCGATTCTATTTTTTCGCGCGGAGCGTTTAACAGATTGAGCAGGTGGATCGATTTTGCATAGTATTGCTCCATTTCCTGCCTGGCAAGCTCTTCGGTATTATATTTCCGCATCAGCTCCGTCACCGCGTCGATCTTTTGTTGCGGGTTGTGATTTGTGTTTGGATTATAAAAACCAAGCAATTTTTGGCGATCGCTGGCGTCGGCTGTCCCGAGACACTTCAGGAAAATATATGTTTTTTTGTTGGCAATGATGTCGCCGCCAGGAATTTTGCCTGTTTTTTTTGCATCTCCAAAAGTGTCGAGCAAGTCGTCCTGAAGTTGGAAGGTGATGCCGATATTTTCACCAAAATCATAAATCAATTGTGTATCGCGTGGGGTGGCGTTGGCGGCCAGTGCGCCGATTTTGAGGCTGCATCCCAGCAATACTGCTGTCTTTAGCCGAATCATGTTGAGATATTCGGCAATAGTAACTACAGGCGACTCTTCAAAATCCATATCATATTGCTGGCCTTCGCACACTTCGATGGCTGTTTGTGTAAAGGTGTCGAGCATCTCAGCGATTTGTGGATGTTTTGTTTTTAGCATCCAGCGATACGCAAGTGCAAACATGGTGTCGCCCGAAAGGATGGCCGTATTGTTGTCCCACTTTCGGTGGACTGTATCTTTGCCGCGCCGCAGATCGGCGTTGTCCATGATGTCGTCGTGGAGTAGCGTAAAATTATGAAACAACTCAATGCCGATGGCTGCGTCGAGGATGCTTTCGGGCTTGCCGCCAAAAAGATCGCATGCTGCAAGCATCAGCACCGGTCGCAGCCGTTTGCCTTCACCTTCCATTGTGTAGCGAATGGGCTGGTAAAGTTGGTCAGGTGTGCCGCTAAGATCAGCTTTTACTAAAGCGTCATTCACTATCTTTTTAAAATCTGCAAAATGCTCCATTTCCTTATTTTTAAATAATTTTGTCTTCTAAGTTTGATATCCCAATCGATGCCTTTTGTTATCTCTTTAATTTGAATTACAAATTCCCAATTTTCAATTGTTTCCGAATAGATTTCAAGACTTTTTGCATCATTCCAGAGTCAAATGCTTCGACTAATCGGCCACTGCAAAATCGGTCGTTCCTCACAATTGCAGTTATTATCTTACACTTGGTGGTAATATCAATGCTGTCATAATCAAAGTTTTCATCACTAACCATCTGGCGTCCTTCGTCCCATGCACCCCAATGAAAATCAATCATAATTGGTATAGAATAAACCACATCACGGAACTGATCGACTATCGGATGTTCTTCATAAGGATCCATAGAAATTATTCCTTGTTCCAGAAGTTTCATCGTTTCTGTGTCATCACCGAATTTTTCAACCTTTTCAATCTTTGGTATTATTTCAAGCAGTGGAATCCAATCTTTTTTTGTAAAACCATTTATTATCCTAATGTAATCGTGCTCTTTTAATACCATAGTAGTTTTTTTCAGTATGAACTAACAAATCCACAGCTTCAATCCTGCTGATTATTTTTACATTTTTAGGCTTTGGTTCTGTTATTAAAAATGTTTTTTTAAAATAATCTCACATTAGATTATATTCATCAAATATTCGCCGTAGCCGCTTTTCAGCAAAGGCTGGGCAATTTCTTTGAGCTGCGAGGCGTCTATAAATTTCATACGATAAGCTACCTCTTCGATGCAGCCAATCTTAAGGCCCTGGCGGTGTTCGATTACTTCGACGAACTGCGACGCTTGTAGCAGCGACTCGAAGGTTCCTGTGTCGAGCCAGGCGATGCCACGGCTCATGATGCCTACCTTGAGCTGGCCGCGTTCCAGATAGTGGCGGTTTACGTCGGTAATTTCGTATTCGCCGCGGGCGCTGGGTTTGATGTTACGCGCCACCTCTACCACCGAATTATCATAAAAATACAATCCCGGCACCGCATAATTCGAT
Coding sequences within:
- a CDS encoding polyprenyl synthetase family protein; its protein translation is MEHFADFKKIVNDALVKADLSGTPDQLYQPIRYTMEGEGKRLRPVLMLAACDLFGGKPESILDAAIGIELFHNFTLLHDDIMDNADLRRGKDTVHRKWDNNTAILSGDTMFALAYRWMLKTKHPQIAEMLDTFTQTAIEVCEGQQYDMDFEESPVVTIAEYLNMIRLKTAVLLGCSLKIGALAANATPRDTQLIYDFGENIGITFQLQDDLLDTFGDAKKTGKIPGGDIIANKKTYIFLKCLGTADASDRQKLLGFYNPNTNHNPQQKIDAVTELMRKYNTEELARQEMEQYYAKSIHLLNLLNAPREKIESMLAYAEWLYRRDH
- a CDS encoding DUF6508 domain-containing protein; its protein translation is MVLKEHDYIRIINGFTKKDWIPLLEIIPKIEKVEKFGDDTETMKLLEQGIISMDPYEEHPIVDQFRDVVYSIPIMIDFHWGAWDEGRQMVSDENFDYDSIDITTKCKIITAIVRNDRFCSGRLVEAFDSGMMQKVLKSIRKQLKIGNL